In the Mastacembelus armatus chromosome 17, fMasArm1.2, whole genome shotgun sequence genome, one interval contains:
- the LOC113134967 gene encoding leptin receptor gene-related protein, with protein sequence MAGIKALVSLSFSGAIGLTFLLLGCALEQYGVYWPLFVLIFYVLSPIPTFIARRLSDDTDSSSNACRELAYFITTGIVVSSFGLPIVLARNSTIKWGACGLVMTGNAVIFLTILGFFVVFGGGDDFSWEQW encoded by the exons ATGGCTGGGATTAAAG cACTGGTTAGTTTGTCCTTCAGTGGTGCCATTGGCCTCACATTTCTTCTGCTGGGCTGTGCACTGGAACAGTATGG GGTGTATTGGCCCCTGTTTGTCCTGATTTTCTACGTACTGAGCCCCATCCCGACCTTCATAGCCAGACGCCTGAGTGATGACACTGATTCTTCTAGCAATGCATGCAGAGAGTTGGCCTACTTCATAACAACTGGCATCGTTGTGTCATCCTTTGGGCTCCCCATTGTCCTAGCACGCAATAGCACA ATCAAATGGGGTGCCTGTGGTCTGGTGATGACAGGAAATGCTGTCATCTTCCTCACCATCCTTGgcttttttgttgtgtttggagGTGGAGATGACTTCAGCTGGGAGCAGTGGTAG